Genomic segment of Hymenobacter aquaticus:
ACATCATCAAGCAGAAGCTGCCCGAAAACAACGGCGGCTTCGCGGCCCTGAAGTTCGGCAAGACCTTCCCGGCCATGTACGACACGCTTGCCTCCGACAACCCCATCGACCTGACGCGCTACCAGGTGGCCAACTGCTACATGGGCCGCATCGGCCTGATCAACTCGGGCGGGGAAAGCAGGGGTGCCACCGACCAGGCCGAAGCCGTGCGCACGGCCATCATCAACAAGCGCGCCGGGGGCCAGGGCCTGATTTCGGGCCGCAAGGCGTTTCAGCGGCCTTTTGCCGAGGGCGTGGCGCTGCTCAACGCCATTCAGGACGTGTATCTCGACCAATCCATCACGCTTGCGTAAAAGCCCGCTAAGTCGGCTGCCCGGGCGTAGCAATGTATGCGGCGGCTGCCTTACCTTTGCAAACCACACCTGTGCTGAAAGTAGATCCGGATCCGGGTTGCCCGCCTTTCCTCGTTTTACCTTGCAGCTTCTAACTTCTTACTAATAACAATGTCTTGGTTTAAGCGCGTAGAGAAAGGCATCGTCACCCCGACGGAGCAGAAGAAGGAGACGCCCGACGGCCTGTGGTATAAGTGCCCCGAGTGTAAAACGGTGGCCAGCATGGCCGAGCACAAGCGGCTGCTGTACACCTGCGCCAAGTGCAACCACCACGACCGGGTCGACTCGGCCGAGTACTTCGAAATCCTGTTCGACCACAACCAGTTCGTGGAGCTGGACGAGAACCTGACTTCCGGCGACCCGCTGCACTTCGTCGATACCAAAGCGTATCCGCAGCGCCTGGCCGCCACCCAGAAAAGCAGCGGCCTGAAAGACGCCGTGCGCACGGCCCACGGCCAGCTCAACGGCCTGGAGCTGGTGGTAGCCTGCATGGACTTCAAATTTATCGGGGGCTCGATGGGCTCGGTGGTCGGCGAGAAGATTGCCCGCGCCATCGACTACGCCCGCCAGCACCGCATCCCGTTCCTGATGATTTCCAAGTCGGGCGGGGCGCGCATGATGGAAGCCGGCTACTCGCTGATGCAGATGGCCAAGACCTCGGCCAAGCTGGCCCTGCTTTCCGAAGCCGGTATTCCCTACATTTCGATGCTGACCGACCCGACCACGGGCGGCGTAACGGCCTCCTTCGCCATGCTCGGCGACTTCAATATTGCCGAGCCCGGCGCCCTGATCGGCTTTGCCGGTCCCCGGGTTATCAAGGAAACCATCGGCAAGGACCTGCCCAAGGATTTCCAGAGCTCCGAGTTTGTACTGGAGCATGGCTTCCTGGATTTCATCGTGGACCGTAAGCAGCTCAAGCAGCGCCTCACCGATTTGCTCACCATGCTGCGCCCCGCAGAAGTAGCTGTGCCTCAGCCCCAGCCGACGCTGCGCTAAGCCCGGCCAAGTTTTCGGCAAGCTTTTTGGAAAAAGCCCGTTTAGTGCGTGTTCGGCGCACTAAACGGGCTTTTGAATTTCCTGGCATTAAATTTTCACCTGTGGTTGAGCTGGGTATAGCCAGCCGCCTATATTTGGCGAACATTTTGCCAAGAAGTCAAGTAAGCACATCCGGACCGTAAGCAAAACCGCTCTTTTTCTTTTCCACCAATTCTTCTCTGATGAAATCTCCCAAATCCCTTCTGGCGCTTTTCATGGCTCTGACCATGTTCCTGGGCTCTTGCGCCTCGTCGCAGCCCGCCAGCCAGCCCGACCTGTCGACCAATAACGGAACCGGTGCCCGCAAAACCGGCATGAGCAAAACGGCCAAAGGTGGCCTCATTGGCGCTGGTGCCGGCGCTGCGGCTGGTGCCGTCCTGGGCCGCGTAATCGGTGGTAAGTCGGGTACGGCGGCCGGGGCTATCATTGGTGCTGCCGTGGGCGGCACGGGTGGCGCCCTGATTGGCCGTAAAATGGATAAGCAGGCCGAAGAGCTGCAGCGCGACATGAAAAACGCCCGCGTCGAGCGGGTGGGCGAGGGTATCAAAATCACCTTCGACTCGGGCATCCTCTTCGATACCAACAAATCGGACCTGCGCGCTGCTTCCCAGAGCGAAATCCAGAAAATGGCGGAGGTACTGAAAAAGTACCCCGACACCAACGTTATTGTAGAGGGCCACACCGACAACTCCGGTTCGGACGCCATCAACCAGCCTCT
This window contains:
- the accD gene encoding acetyl-CoA carboxylase, carboxyltransferase subunit beta, which translates into the protein MSWFKRVEKGIVTPTEQKKETPDGLWYKCPECKTVASMAEHKRLLYTCAKCNHHDRVDSAEYFEILFDHNQFVELDENLTSGDPLHFVDTKAYPQRLAATQKSSGLKDAVRTAHGQLNGLELVVACMDFKFIGGSMGSVVGEKIARAIDYARQHRIPFLMISKSGGARMMEAGYSLMQMAKTSAKLALLSEAGIPYISMLTDPTTGGVTASFAMLGDFNIAEPGALIGFAGPRVIKETIGKDLPKDFQSSEFVLEHGFLDFIVDRKQLKQRLTDLLTMLRPAEVAVPQPQPTLR
- a CDS encoding OmpA family protein — translated: MKSPKSLLALFMALTMFLGSCASSQPASQPDLSTNNGTGARKTGMSKTAKGGLIGAGAGAAAGAVLGRVIGGKSGTAAGAIIGAAVGGTGGALIGRKMDKQAEELQRDMKNARVERVGEGIKITFDSGILFDTNKSDLRAASQSEIQKMAEVLKKYPDTNVIVEGHTDNSGSDAINQPLSERRAQAVANYTTAQGVDASRITTKGYGSSQPVADNTTVEGKQANRRVEIAIFANEKMKKAAENGTL